Within the Pseudomonadota bacterium genome, the region AATTCCCCACGTGAGCCAGTCCGGTAAGAACAGCGCCGATATCCGTATGGTCGTCGACGCGCTTGACCTTTGTTATACCAAATCACATGTGGATACCTTTGTCATCATCAGCGGTGACTCGGACTTCTCACCGCTGGTGAGCAAGCTGCGTGAAAACAATAAGGTGGTAATCGGTGTGGGAGTCAAGAATTCCACCTCTGATCTGCTGATCGCAAATTGTGACGAATTCATTTATTACGATGACCTGGTCCGGGAACAAGAAAGCAAGAGGCGCCACCACAAAAGAGCGACTGGCCGGTCCGTATCTGGCATGACGGCAAAGGCCGCACCAAAAGAGGAAGATAATAAAAAACAACAGGCCGTGGACCTCATCATAGAAACCATCGAAGCGTTGTCTACAGAACGGGGTGAGGAGGAGAAGATCTGGGGATCCATGGTCAAGCAAGCGTTAAAGCGGCGCAACCCGGGCTTCAACGAAGCTTACTATGGGTTTCGCTCCTTCAGTCAGTTACTGGAAGAAGCACAAGCACGCCACTTGCTTGAATTGGAGCGCGATGAAAAGTCGGGAGGATACATTATTAAAAGTGTAGCCCGAGAGGATTAATGAACTGCGAGCTTGTGAATCAATCGTCATTGTTCGAGAAACTTGATCGCTAGGGAGGACGATGTATGCACACGAGACGAATGTCGGCGGTGGCGTTTGCGGCGGTGCTCGCGTTCGGGC harbors:
- a CDS encoding NYN domain-containing protein: MAGTPETKNMALFCDFENIALGVRDAKYAQFDVTKVLERLLLKGGIVVKKAYCDWERYKDFKAAMHQASFELIEIPHVSQSGKNSADIRMVVDALDLCYTKSHVDTFVIISGDSDFSPLVSKLRENNKVVIGVGVKNSTSDLLIANCDEFIYYDDLVREQESKRRHHKRATGRSVSGMTAKAAPKEEDNKKQQAVDLIIETIEALSTERGEEEKIWGSMVKQALKRRNPGFNEAYYGFRSFSQLLEEAQARHLLELERDEKSGGYIIKSVARED